The genomic segment CTGGAATTATCATTTCATTTGTCCTTCTGGGCATATTTCCCCTTATTGCCAAAAAAAGCATTGATTTTATAAAAGCCAGAAAGGTTCTTGCAGGTTATCCCAGGCCAAAAAAGTTTGACTATAATATTGTTGTTATAGGAGCAGGTTCTGCAGGCCTGGTAACAGCCTATATTGCGGCTGCTGTCCGCTCAAAGGCTGCGTTAATAGAGAAACATAAAATGGGCGGGGACTGTCTTAATACAGGATGTGTGCCGAGCAAGGCGTTGATCCGTTCTGCAAAAATCCTGTCTTATGTACAACGGGCAAAGGAATTTGGCTTTAAAGAAGGCCGTATTGATTTTGATTTTCCAGGGGTTATGGACAGGGTTCATAATATTATTAAAAAAATAGAACCCCATGATTCAATAGAACGGTATGAAAAACTGGGTGTGGAATGTATTACAGGAAATGCAAGGATTTCTTCTCCATACACTGTTGAAGTAAACAACAGAACCCTTGCAACACGAAACATTGTTATTGCAGCAGGTGCGCGTCCTTTTGTTCCGCCAATTCCCGGTCTGGACAAGATAAAATATCTGACTTCAGATAATATATGGGAACTGAGACATTTACCGGAAAGATTTGTAATCCTGGGAGGGGGGCCTATTGGATGTGAATTAACCCAGGCATTTGCCAGGCTTGGCTCAAAGGTCATCCAGGTAGAAATGTTTTCCAGGATAATGGCCAGGGAAGATGAAGAAATATCTGCACTTATGAAAGAAAAATTTGAAGATGAAGGAATACAGGTATTAACTGAACACAGGGCAAAAGAAATCATTTCTGAAAATAATAAAAAGATTCTAATCTGTGATCATAATGGCAGGGATGTATTGATTGAATTTGATGAAATCCTTGTGGCTGTGGGCCGTGCGCCCAATACCAGGGGGCTTGGCCTTGAAGAGCTTGGGATTGAAATCAGTAAAACAGGAACCATTGAAACCAATGATTTGCTCCAGACAAATTTCCCCAATATATTCTGTGCCGGAGATGCTGCAGGCCCTTATCAATTCACACATACAGCTTCTCACCAGGCATGGTATGCAGCAGTAAATGCCCTGTTTGGCAGTTTTAAAACCTTTAAGGCCGATTACCGGGTTATACCCTGGGCTACATATACTGATCCCGAGGTTGCCAGGGCGGGCTTGAATGAACTGGAAGCAAAGGAAAAAAATATTAAATACGAAAAAACAAGATACAGCATTGACGATCTTGACCGTGCCATTGCAGACTCGGAAGCTCACGGCTTTGTAAAGGTTCTGACAAAACCAGGAACAGATAAAATCTTAGGTGTTACAATTGCTGGATCCCATGCCAGCGATATTATAGCAGAATATATCCTGGCTATGAAACACAATATCGGGCTTAATAAAATACTTGGCACAATTCATATTTACCCGACCCTTGCAGAAGCAAATAAAGCAGCAGCCGGTGAATGGAAAAAGGCACATGCACCTGAAGGTGTTTTAAAGTGGATTGAAAAATATCACGCCTGGATGCGGGGGTAAGTTTGCCATTGTAGAGACAAGGATACAATATGCCGTCTCTGTAAACCATCTGTTTTGTCCCTTTGACCTGGAGGCGTGTTTTCGGAAAGTTTTTGTCTGTGACATGGTGATATTCCATTTTAAAGTTTTTTTCTATGTCGCCGTTTCTGAACACGCTCAACAATGTAACTGTTTTTAATTTCTCTTAAAATTCTTTCGATTTCATCAGGATTAAATGCATGTTCAGACAACTGACGGCTGTAATTCATCAGCAGCTCCATATCGAATTCAAGAGATAATTTTTCCAGTTTTCCTGCAAAGGATTCAATATCATCAACATAATAGAATTCACCTAATCTTTCAAATTCTGATATAATATTGTTTTTTAGTTTAGCAATAATTTCAGGAGAATGGCTCATTGTCTGTTCTGAAGCGGTTTTGATTTCGGATGTTTCGGATACGAGAGAACCATCATTCATCTCAGCGGGTTTGAAGGGAAGTATCTTTTTCAGTTCCCCAATCAGCCGTTTTCGATTGATGGGTTTGCTCAGAAATCCGTCAAAACATATTCTGATTTTTTCTTCCTCATCTTTCATTACAGAAGCTGTCATTGCAATTACCGGAATATGTTTAAGAGATTCGGTTCCTTTGATGCTTTCTGCGGCTTTAAACCCGTCCATAACGGACATCCGGATATCCATCAGGATTAGATCCGCCTGCTGCGATTGCAGTTGTTCCAAAGCTGCTTTGCCATTGGCTGCCTGAATCATTCTGAATGGGAAATCTTCAAGATAATGGATGATAAGCGATCTGTTGTAATCTACATCATCAACCACGAGAATTACAGCCGGATCAAAAATGACATTTGCTCCGGAATCATTTTTGGAACTTTCCGCAGCGGATTCCATCGTACTGATTTCGACACGGGAAAAAGCAATTCTGAAGATACTGCCTTTATTTATCGTACTTTCAACCGTAATTTCCCCGCCCATGATTTCTGCCATTCGTTTCGTAATTGCAAGCCCCAATCCGGTTCCGCCGTATTGTTGTCCATGAACCTGCTGAAATTGTTCGAAAATTGAAGCCAGTTGATCCTGTTGAATTCCGACACCTGTATCGGCCACTTCAATATTCAGCCCGACAGTCTCCTGATGAACATCCTGACAGAATGCGGAAATACGAACAAAACCGGATGGCGTAAATTTCACCGCATTTCCGATCAGGTTGATCAATATCTGTCTGAGCCGGAGCGAATCCATAATCAGATAATCAGGGATATTGTTGCCGAGTTCGGTTTTCAGTTTAATCGCCTTTTCTTTAATCTTATTGTCAAACAACTGACAGGTTTCCCTGATCAGGGTTTTGATATCAACAGGTTCATAACATAATTCCATTTTCCCGGATTCAACTTTGGAAAGATCAAGCACATCGTTGATTAATGAAAGGAGGCTGCTGCCGCTGGAGTGAATAACTGACAAATAGTTCTGATACAGGGAATCCGTGATTTTTGTCATCAGAATTTCGCTGAATCCCAGAATAGCGTTCATCGGGGTTCGGATTTCATGACTCATATTGGCGAGAAATGCACTTTTGGCATGATTCGCTGCTTCCGCCTGCTCTTTGGCAATTGCCAGCTCATGCGTGCGTTTCGCTACGACCTGTTCCAGATGGTGCTTTTGGGCTTCAACCATCCGGATGCGCAGCAGTACGCATCCGATCATAATTCCGACTGCCGCCATACCTGCCAATAACCTGAACCACCATATGCGCCAGAACGGGGGAACTACGGTAACGAGAAGAGACACTCCCTGCTCATTCCACACACAGTCATTATTTGAGCCGATTACGCGCAATGTATAACTGCCGTCTGGAATCCCTGCATAGCGGCCAAACCGCCGCGTTTCCGCATCGTACCAGTCTTTGTCCACCCCTTCCAATTTGTATTTGTAGCGGTTTTTCTCAGGGATGGTGTAGTTTAATGCAGCAAATTCAAACTCAAAAAAATTGTGATGCCAATCCAGTTGAATTGCCTGCGTTTTTTCCGGTGCGGACGGCAGCCTCATTTCCTCATTGTCCTGCTTGATAGCTGTGATATAGACGGGCGGTACAAAGGGATTTTTCTTCAGGTCTTGGGGATAAAAGCTGTTTGCCCCATTCGCGCCTCCAAACCACAATTCGCCATCACGGGCTTTGAGTTTGCCATGATAGAAAAGGTTGGCCTGCAGGCCCGGATTGTCGGTGAACAGGGTCGCCTCTTCCGTTTTGAGGTCAAAGCGCAGTAGTCCGATGGCACCGGCCATCCACAGATTTCCTATATTATCCTCAAGCATTGCATATCCGGCAGACATGGGGAAGCCATCAGCAGGTGTGTAATTCGTAAATATTCCAGTCTTTTTATCAAATTTCGACAGACCAGTATCCGCCGAAGAAATCCAGAATGTCCCATCCGAGGTTTCGATAGCATCGGTCAGTGTATCTGAACTCACACTGGCCGGATCATTGGGGTCGTGTTTATAAATAGCAACGATCAATTCGAGGGTTTTATCAAATTTGATTAAACCCTGCCCAGCCGTCGTCAACCACAACATCCCCTCGGCATCCTCATAAATGGACACATACCAGGGCACGCCTTTTAAAGGAAAATTCCTGAAATGTCCGGTGCGTTTATCAAACCGGGTCAATCCCCCGGTGGTCGCAATCCATAAAATATAGGGATATTTTTTATCCCCGACAATCGTGCCGATCCGTGATGTCACCGGCAGGCTGGCAGGGTCATTGGGGTCGGACTTATAATGTTTGACGCATGTGCCGCTCTGTTTATCAAACCTGCTCATGCTGTCATCATAGGCCAGCCATAATGCTCCTGAACCATCATCAAAGATCGCCGATATATTCCATGATAAAATCGCAGCGGGGTCATTGGGATCAGGAGCAAATTGCTGCCATATACCCGCTGCTTTGTCGCAGCGGTACAGGCCGACTGTCGCAGAGCCGATCCAGAAAATATTGTCTTTCTCCAGGTCCTGTGCAAATTGGATAATATCACCGCCTGACAGTCCATTGGGATTATCGGGTCGTCCCTGGTGCAAGGTAAATTTATGCAGCTCCGGATCATACACGTCAATATTGCAGGTGCCTTCCCAATTGAACAGCCAGATTCGTTTAGTGCCGGAACCCCGAAGGATTCTGATGATATAGTTGGATGAGAGACTGGCAGGATTCTTATGTTCCGCGCGATATTTGATAAAGGTGCCGGTCTGTTTATCGAAAATAGTCAGGCCCACGTCTCCGAGTATCTGGCCGATCCACAACAATCCCCGCTCATCTTCCATAAGAGACTGCACCTCCCCTTTGCTCATGCTGTTCGGATTGCCCGGGTCATGCAGATAACGGGTAAACTTCTCTGTTTTCGGGTCAAAGCGGTTTAATTCCCCCTTTTGCGTGCCAATCCACAGCAGTCCCTCTTTATCTGCCAGCATGGTCGTGATATTATCACTGCTGAGGCTCTTGGGATTTGTGACATTGCTTTGGTAGCGGGTAAAGGTGCCGCTGGTTTTATCCATTTTGTTCAGACCGCCCTTTGTGCCGATCCACAAGGTTCCGGCGGTATCCTCCGTAATAGCTCCGACATAGTCATTGCTTAAACTGACGGGGTCTTCAGGGGCAGCCATATAGCGGGTGAATGTTCCGGTATCTTTGTTAAATTTATTCAACCCGGTCGTTGTCCCCACCCACAGCATGCCCCGGCTGTCTTCAAAAATCGGTTGCCCTGAGTAAATGGGAATGACGTTCCCGCTTAAAGTCGCGGGGTCGTCGGGGTCGCTGAGGTAAGAGGTAAAGGTGTTGGTCTGCTTATTGTAGCAATTGAGTCCCCTGCCACTTGTCCCAATCCAAATCAGGCCATCCCGTGTTTCATATACCGCAGACAACATATCAGAGGAAACGGAATTTGGGCCTTTTTTGTAATATTTGAGAGACAGACCATCGAATTTGAGCAGACCGTTATTGACGGTCGCCATCCAAAAGAAGCCGTCCCGATCCTGGATCACGGACACAATCTGCTGATTGGTTTCAAAGACGGTGTTAAAGCGGAGTTTCCTGACATCAAAGGATTTATGAACAGCATGACGGCCTGCGGTGAGGGGGGATGCAGGCTCTCCGGCTTTGGCTAGGACGCTGATAATCTGGACGATGATGATCACAAAAAGCGGGAAGGTTTTGGTGGGCATTGAATGTTTCATTGGCTAAATAATATCGTTTATTTGAAGATATGTAAATAACCTTTTTTTACGATAAAAGTATAAAGCTGATAAATATTTTATTTCATTTGTGAAATCATCTTTTGATTTTTTAATTGATAATAAAATATTTTCTTTTACTGGAAAACAAATATTTATTGTTCTTTCTTGCATTTAATTCTCCAAGGGGCTGACAATCACCTGTATATAAATTCGGTAACATTTATTGCAGGGGCAGCCACAAGGGAATGCCCCTGCGGATGTTATGAAAATTTTTTTTATCAGGGTTTGAGTTTTAATTGTTTTATTAGTTTTTATGGTTTCCCTGATTTTGACGGTTTTGTCAACAGCTTTCCTTTATCCGAACAGGGCTTCCTTTCAGATGAAGTTCATTGTAACAGGCTTCATACAGCAGATACCAGCGGTGAGGGTGTATGTTGGAATTTATATATTTTAATACAAATTTTATAATAACGTAAGCACTCTGATGTCAAAATCTTTTTTCGATACGTCAATAATGACATAACGAAGAATCATTAATATTAGGGGTGTTTCCGGGTATGACTGCCTTTGGGAAAAAATATCTTTTTACTGCCGTGTCATTAGTTATTACCTGAATATCTTTACCTATCTCATTAAACAGAGTTTTGTTAAAACGGCAAAGTTTTTTCTCGACAAACAATCTCTCATTTCTGCCTGCTGCCTGAAGCCGGTCATGAAGATCAGATAAATTTTCAACCTTCCAGCTCATGAGAAAAGCAATAGTATCTGCAATCCTGCACATTTTTTTATCCAGGGTCTCCAGGTAATCCGGTGAAATACGACCTGATGCTTTCAGCATATCCCTAAGGCATGGCAAAATTGCTTTTTTCCGTATATGGGTAAATGTATTATTAATCAGCCATCTGATTGGATTTGAAAAATCCATAAGGGGTGCCAGCTGCTCACTGATTCGTAGATGGCGGTGTTTCCGAACCGGGGCGTTAAATCCTTTTATATGAATATCAATATGTTTCGGATTAACCAGGAAATCTCCTGCTGCTGTAAACTCACAGGCATCAGCATAGTTTCCTGCTGTCAGGACGGCAAGTTCTGTTAACCGGGTCAGGATGAGCCTGAAAATTTCAGGGCATACTGAAGTATATATCCCTATTGTTTCAATCATTTGCTCAAAATAAGACTCATTCAGGGGAAATCTGCTGTCCCTCTCAATCTGCTCGTTAATAAGCAGCAGATTGTGTAAAGAAATTTTTTTATCAGTGTCTTCTTCTGTAATATTAAACCAGTCTGCCCTTATGGGATGGGTTTGAAAAACACAATTCATCTTTTAACTCCTCCTTAAAAAATTTTCCGGCTTTGTAATCATTTGTAATTATTTATGTCAATAAAATATTATTATCTGCTGTTAAAATACAAATGATATATAATAATAAATTATAACTAAAAATAACTTAAAAAGGGGAAAATATTCAGATTGTATGTCCCAAAAGTACCCGCACTACCCCGTTTACTGGATATTTTATTATTTTCAGGCATTTAATTCAAATTCACTATAAACCTGCTGTTACTTTTTTACAATATTCAGCAAAAAAAAATACAGGTACCTGCAAGATATTTCCAGGAATAGCCTGCATTCAAATCATGCCCGCCATTAGAGCTGTAAGGAATTTAGCTTTTTTATCCCATGAAACCTTGTTTAAAAAAGCATATGGCACATTCCTTGCTTTATGTCTATAAAAGTTATTTTTAGTTATTTTTGCTATGTTTAATATTTTTTTATTGCTAAACTTGACATAAAATTACCTGTCAGGATAGATAGTAATATCAATCCGGTATTTACCGGATTTTTTTAAACATCCCGTTATGCCGAAAATGATATATCGAGATTCGGATAAAGAGGCAAACCCTGAGACAAATTCGTAAAATGCCTCAACAAGGAGTTCACAAACAGGAGTAAATTTATGAGAAACAGCATTTCTGTCCATGATGCGGTGGGAACTGTTTTATGTCACGACATTACCCGGATTGTGCCCGGTGAGTACAAGGGACCGGCATATAAGAAAGGGCACATAATTACGGAAGACGACATCCCCATTCTTCTCAATCTGGGCAAGGAGCATCTCTATGTTCTTGAACTGATGTCTGATTATGTACACGAGGATGATGCGGCTGAACGTATTGCCCTGGCTGCTGCGGGGCCGGGCCTGAAATTGACCGAACATTCGGAAGGGCGGGTGGATATGATTGCGGAGTTTACCGGCCTGCTCAAGATCAACATCAAAGCTTTAACCCGGCTCAATTCCCTGGGAGAAATCATATTCGGAACACTGCACTCAGGCCATCTTGTTTCATCAGGCAGGGCTGTGGCCGGAACCAGGATTATCCCGCTGGTAATTGAAGATGAAAAAATCCGTGCAGCAGAAGCCCTTTGCCGGGATCATTTCCCGCTG from the Desulfonema limicola genome contains:
- a CDS encoding two-component regulator propeller domain-containing protein: MPTKTFPLFVIIIVQIISVLAKAGEPASPLTAGRHAVHKSFDVRKLRFNTVFETNQQIVSVIQDRDGFFWMATVNNGLLKFDGLSLKYYKKGPNSVSSDMLSAVYETRDGLIWIGTSGRGLNCYNKQTNTFTSYLSDPDDPATLSGNVIPIYSGQPIFEDSRGMLWVGTTTGLNKFNKDTGTFTRYMAAPEDPVSLSNDYVGAITEDTAGTLWIGTKGGLNKMDKTSGTFTRYQSNVTNPKSLSSDNITTMLADKEGLLWIGTQKGELNRFDPKTEKFTRYLHDPGNPNSMSKGEVQSLMEDERGLLWIGQILGDVGLTIFDKQTGTFIKYRAEHKNPASLSSNYIIRILRGSGTKRIWLFNWEGTCNIDVYDPELHKFTLHQGRPDNPNGLSGGDIIQFAQDLEKDNIFWIGSATVGLYRCDKAAGIWQQFAPDPNDPAAILSWNISAIFDDGSGALWLAYDDSMSRFDKQSGTCVKHYKSDPNDPASLPVTSRIGTIVGDKKYPYILWIATTGGLTRFDKRTGHFRNFPLKGVPWYVSIYEDAEGMLWLTTAGQGLIKFDKTLELIVAIYKHDPNDPASVSSDTLTDAIETSDGTFWISSADTGLSKFDKKTGIFTNYTPADGFPMSAGYAMLEDNIGNLWMAGAIGLLRFDLKTEEATLFTDNPGLQANLFYHGKLKARDGELWFGGANGANSFYPQDLKKNPFVPPVYITAIKQDNEEMRLPSAPEKTQAIQLDWHHNFFEFEFAALNYTIPEKNRYKYKLEGVDKDWYDAETRRFGRYAGIPDGSYTLRVIGSNNDCVWNEQGVSLLVTVVPPFWRIWWFRLLAGMAAVGIMIGCVLLRIRMVEAQKHHLEQVVAKRTHELAIAKEQAEAANHAKSAFLANMSHEIRTPMNAILGFSEILMTKITDSLYQNYLSVIHSSGSSLLSLINDVLDLSKVESGKMELCYEPVDIKTLIRETCQLFDNKIKEKAIKLKTELGNNIPDYLIMDSLRLRQILINLIGNAVKFTPSGFVRISAFCQDVHQETVGLNIEVADTGVGIQQDQLASIFEQFQQVHGQQYGGTGLGLAITKRMAEIMGGEITVESTINKGSIFRIAFSRVEISTMESAAESSKNDSGANVIFDPAVILVVDDVDYNRSLIIHYLEDFPFRMIQAANGKAALEQLQSQQADLILMDIRMSVMDGFKAAESIKGTESLKHIPVIAMTASVMKDEEEKIRICFDGFLSKPINRKRLIGELKKILPFKPAEMNDGSLVSETSEIKTASEQTMSHSPEIIAKLKNNIISEFERLGEFYYVDDIESFAGKLEKLSLEFDMELLMNYSRQLSEHAFNPDEIERILREIKNSYIVERVQKRRHRKKL
- a CDS encoding FAD-dependent oxidoreductase; translated protein: MKKILSQITIILIIIILAVIFFAFDLGQYLTIEQFKLHQQSFNQYYESHTGMTIAVYMAAYILVTALSLPGAAVMTLAGGAMFGLWTGLVLVSFASTAGATLAFLVSRFLLNDYVQDKFGDRLHAINKGMEKEGAFYLFTLRLVPLFPFFIINLVMGLTPIRTGVYYIVSQIGMLPGTFVYVNAGTQLAKIESLKGILSPGIIISFVLLGIFPLIAKKSIDFIKARKVLAGYPRPKKFDYNIVVIGAGSAGLVTAYIAAAVRSKAALIEKHKMGGDCLNTGCVPSKALIRSAKILSYVQRAKEFGFKEGRIDFDFPGVMDRVHNIIKKIEPHDSIERYEKLGVECITGNARISSPYTVEVNNRTLATRNIVIAAGARPFVPPIPGLDKIKYLTSDNIWELRHLPERFVILGGGPIGCELTQAFARLGSKVIQVEMFSRIMAREDEEISALMKEKFEDEGIQVLTEHRAKEIISENNKKILICDHNGRDVLIEFDEILVAVGRAPNTRGLGLEELGIEISKTGTIETNDLLQTNFPNIFCAGDAAGPYQFTHTASHQAWYAAVNALFGSFKTFKADYRVIPWATYTDPEVARAGLNELEAKEKNIKYEKTRYSIDDLDRAIADSEAHGFVKVLTKPGTDKILGVTIAGSHASDIIAEYILAMKHNIGLNKILGTIHIYPTLAEANKAAAGEWKKAHAPEGVLKWIEKYHAWMRG